In the Lysinibacillus sp. PLM2 genome, one interval contains:
- a CDS encoding sodium:proton antiporter, producing the protein MEYGLLSLLPPVLAIVIAIITRQTILSLFIGVWLGATIISGWNPFVGFTSSITDVVIPSIADPWNASLLVLVTLAGGFVNILRVTGGAKSFADLMSKGINTRRKTQNFIWGSSFLFSYTEPVLILGTVTRPLADKMKVSRVKLAYILDSMGSPLAAMSPISSYGPFITGLIATQLAALGLSDNPWSLFVQMIPYNLYGLFAMIGVLFVINLKLDIGPMYYAEKRAIENGQLYGENDKLMIDETAENEIKITETKSDIFSFIIPMVVLMVSIFGVIFWTGNIVEHGFRGAFLNANIVLAIITGFIFGAISGILYARIRYKTSLLSLFDELTNGILKLMIVPLILVMAWSIGSVADTMGLGAYITNIVSGNIPAFIVPLIIFVIGALIAFATGSSWGVFAIMMPIAIPLATALDINIALAIGAVISGGLFGDHCSPISDTTIMSSTGAAADHIEHVRTQLPYAIIIALSSAGGFFASGFTQNAIVGIIVSAILLLILLYILNKRVKGNLITPVESHKQV; encoded by the coding sequence TTGGAATATGGGCTTTTGTCTCTTCTGCCACCTGTTCTTGCGATTGTAATTGCGATTATTACAAGACAAACAATTCTTTCTTTGTTCATTGGTGTTTGGCTAGGGGCAACAATTATTAGTGGATGGAATCCTTTCGTAGGGTTTACTTCATCCATTACAGATGTTGTCATACCTTCTATCGCAGATCCATGGAATGCTAGTTTACTAGTACTCGTTACTTTAGCTGGAGGTTTCGTGAACATTCTCCGTGTAACCGGTGGAGCAAAATCTTTTGCGGACCTTATGTCAAAAGGCATTAACACAAGAAGGAAAACACAAAACTTTATTTGGGGAAGCTCCTTCTTGTTTTCTTATACAGAACCTGTTTTAATTCTTGGAACCGTTACACGTCCATTAGCGGATAAAATGAAAGTATCACGTGTTAAATTGGCTTATATTTTAGATTCTATGGGAAGTCCTCTTGCAGCGATGTCACCGATAAGTAGTTATGGTCCATTTATTACTGGGTTAATCGCGACACAGCTCGCAGCTTTAGGATTAAGTGATAACCCATGGAGCTTATTTGTACAAATGATTCCATATAATCTTTACGGCCTTTTTGCAATGATTGGTGTTTTATTTGTGATCAATTTAAAACTTGACATTGGGCCAATGTATTACGCTGAAAAACGAGCAATCGAAAATGGTCAGCTTTACGGGGAAAATGACAAGCTCATGATAGATGAGACTGCTGAAAATGAAATAAAGATAACTGAAACGAAATCGGATATCTTTAGTTTCATTATTCCAATGGTAGTATTAATGGTTTCAATTTTCGGAGTGATTTTTTGGACTGGAAATATAGTCGAACATGGTTTCCGTGGTGCATTCTTAAATGCAAATATTGTTTTAGCGATTATTACTGGTTTTATTTTTGGTGCAATTAGTGGAATTTTATATGCACGTATTCGTTATAAAACTTCACTTCTTTCCTTATTTGATGAATTAACAAATGGTATTTTAAAACTGATGATTGTACCACTTATCTTAGTAATGGCTTGGTCCATTGGTTCTGTAGCTGACACGATGGGGTTAGGTGCCTATATTACGAATATTGTAAGTGGAAATATACCAGCTTTCATCGTTCCTTTAATTATTTTCGTAATTGGTGCTTTGATTGCCTTTGCCACGGGAAGTTCTTGGGGGGTATTTGCGATAATGATGCCAATTGCAATACCGCTTGCGACTGCTTTAGATATAAATATTGCATTAGCGATTGGTGCAGTGATTAGTGGAGGTTTATTTGGTGATCATTGTTCGCCAATTTCAGATACGACAATTATGTCATCTACTGGTGCAGCTGCCGATCATATTGAGCATGTTCGTACACAACTGCCATATGCGATAATCATTGCACTTTCTTCAGCAGGTGGCTTCTTTGCATCAGGCTTTACTCAAAATGCGATTGTTGGAATTATAGTATCTGCCATACTTCTATTGATTTTATTGTATATTCTGAATAAAAGAGTAAAAGGAAATCTTATAACTCCTGTTGAATCTCACAAACAAGTATAA